The Acinetobacter shaoyimingii DNA segment AAACCCATAGGAATTGCCATTAAAGCAATGATAATTAGCAAAAAAAATGGGTGAATGTTTCCACAACAAGATAGCTTTTTCATAACAAGTAAGTTTTAATAGTGCTAAGGCAAACTAATTAATGGTCAGTATAGCTTCACATTTGATGGATTGTTAGTTAAGTTATTATATCCATCAAGAAATTAATGGCATTTTCATAGTTTGTAAATTGTTGGGGAAAGAAAAATAATAGGAATTTCATCGTGCTTAGACTATATCGTAAGCCAAATAAGGGGTTAATAGGAGTAGACATTAGTTCGACTTCTGTAAAGATATTAGAGTTATCTGTTAAAAACGGTCGCTATTGGGTGGAGAGCTATGGTTTAAGTCCACTCGTTGATGGAAGTGTAGTCGAAAAAAATATATTAAATACTGAGGCAGTTGCTGAAGCTTTAGAACGAGCAATCAATATAGCTAACCCACAATCGTTGAATGCGGCATTTGCTATTCCGACGTCCATGGTTATTCATAAAATAATAGAAATGGACAAAGATATGAATGACGATGAGCGTGAGGTGCAGATCCGTATGGAGGCGGAGCAGTATATTCCCTTTCCATTAGATGAAGTCAGCTTAGACTTTGAGGTCTTGCCAGATAAGTTGTCAGATGCAGATCGTGTCAATGTGCTTTTGGTCGCGACAAGAACAGAAAATATTGACTCTAGGGTAGAAGTGATTGGCGTCAGTGGCTTAACGCCAAAAGTGGCCGATGTAGAAAGTTATGCTTTAGAGCGTAGTTTCGAAGTGTTTGGAGATACTTTACCTATTGGTGTCAATCTGGTGGGTATTTTAGACATTGGCCATACCATGACAACCTTGTCAGTCATGCAAAATGGTAAAATTATTTATACCCGTGAGCAGGTGTTTGGTGGGAAACAGCTGACGCAAGATATTCAAAATCGATATGGATTATCGTTTGATGAAGCAGGAAGAGCGAAAAAAGATCAAACATTGCCCGATGATTATGATTCAGAAGTGCTATTACCTTTCCTAGAAGCTGTGGTTCAACAGGCTGCAAGATCATTACAATTCTTTTTCTCATCTTCGCAGTTTAGTGAGTTAGATCATATTTTGTTGGCAGGGGGTAATGCAAATATCCCTGGTTTATCCAAACTCATGCAACAAAAGCTAGGTTATCGGGTCACGATTGCAAATCCATTTGTGCAAATGGGTTTTTCACCTCAAATTGACTTAAAAAAATTAGAAAATGATGCGCCGTCACTGTTGGTAGCATGTGGCTTAGCAATGAGGAGTTTTGATTAATGGCAAAAATTAACTTACTCCCTTGGCGTGAAGAGCGACGAGAAGAGCGAAAAAAACAATTTATCCTTTTTTGTGTGCTGAGTGCGGTATTGGCTGCAGTAATGGTGTTAGCAACATGGTTCTTTTTAAATCAAAAACTGAATGACCATGAACAAGCAA contains these protein-coding regions:
- a CDS encoding pilus assembly protein PilM → MLRLYRKPNKGLIGVDISSTSVKILELSVKNGRYWVESYGLSPLVDGSVVEKNILNTEAVAEALERAINIANPQSLNAAFAIPTSMVIHKIIEMDKDMNDDEREVQIRMEAEQYIPFPLDEVSLDFEVLPDKLSDADRVNVLLVATRTENIDSRVEVIGVSGLTPKVADVESYALERSFEVFGDTLPIGVNLVGILDIGHTMTTLSVMQNGKIIYTREQVFGGKQLTQDIQNRYGLSFDEAGRAKKDQTLPDDYDSEVLLPFLEAVVQQAARSLQFFFSSSQFSELDHILLAGGNANIPGLSKLMQQKLGYRVTIANPFVQMGFSPQIDLKKLENDAPSLLVACGLAMRSFD